One window of Nitrospirota bacterium genomic DNA carries:
- a CDS encoding ankyrin repeat domain-containing protein, protein MKEQIRNVVLIICMVVLALAGSPVVSFAENNIDLKTAAFEGLTDTVNSLLAKGADVNSKDSDGETALMASSLIGHAKIVNTLLAKGADVNAKNDNGETALMAAAFTGQTEIVNILIANGADINAKSNKKSSALIEAAVGNHNDIVKTLIAKGADVNAKNTNGETPLMLAALAGHTGVVNTLISKGADINVENCKGRTALTYAALRGRTETVNTLIAKGANVNGKDLFGETALMAASFGGYTETVNTLIAKGANVNAKDKEGRTALVYAAANDNTESASALVAKGAEMTAKKAEGKSKIMYASLVCER, encoded by the coding sequence ATGAAGGAGCAGATCAGAAACGTAGTGCTAATAATCTGTATGGTTGTATTAGCTCTGGCAGGTAGTCCTGTTGTTTCATTTGCAGAAAATAACATAGATCTGAAGACTGCGGCGTTTGAGGGGCTTACCGATACGGTAAATTCCCTGCTTGCAAAGGGCGCCGATGTCAATTCAAAGGATTCTGACGGAGAAACAGCCTTGATGGCATCTTCACTTATTGGACATGCGAAAATAGTAAACACTCTGCTTGCCAAAGGAGCGGACGTCAATGCCAAAAATGATAATGGAGAAACGGCGTTAATGGCTGCGGCATTTACCGGGCAAACTGAGATCGTGAACATATTGATAGCAAACGGTGCTGATATTAATGCGAAAAGCAATAAGAAAAGTTCCGCCCTTATTGAAGCGGCTGTCGGGAACCACAATGATATAGTAAAAACTCTGATCGCAAAAGGCGCTGATGTCAATGCAAAGAACACTAACGGTGAAACACCTTTAATGCTTGCGGCATTAGCCGGCCATACCGGGGTAGTGAATACCCTGATCTCCAAAGGCGCTGACATCAATGTTGAAAATTGTAAGGGCAGAACAGCTTTAACTTACGCGGCGCTGAGAGGCCGTACAGAAACAGTTAATACGCTGATTGCAAAAGGCGCTAACGTTAACGGAAAAGACCTCTTTGGAGAAACAGCTTTAATGGCGGCGTCATTCGGAGGTTATACAGAGACAGTGAATACGTTGATTGCCAAGGGCGCTAATGTCAACGCAAAAGACAAAGAAGGCAGGACGGCCCTTGTTTACGCGGCAGCTAATGATAACACTGAATCAGCAAGCGCATTAGTTGCCAAGGGCGCTGAGATGACTGCGAAGAAGGCTGAGGGAAAATCAAAGATAATGTATGCGTCGCTTGTTTGTGAACGCTGA
- a CDS encoding DUF1460 domain-containing protein → MRERIILGIWTEEQLDRLLNESSAIDDVGKRIEFLSAQFLGIEYKEATLIGDVNTPEVFVINIEGVDCFTFLDYIEAMRTSKTFAGFKDTLGKIRYRSGKISYEDRNHFFSDWREFNPDLVEDVTEKTGAGKSRHITKALNQQNDGTYYLPGIPIREREIVYIPSESVDDFIVGNLETGDYIGIYSEKQGLDVSHVGIIIKREAAAFFRHASSSTRNRKVVDEDFRKYISGKPGIVVLRAKG, encoded by the coding sequence ATGAGAGAGCGGATAATCCTGGGAATATGGACGGAAGAACAATTAGACCGGCTGCTGAATGAATCTTCAGCGATCGACGATGTCGGCAAAAGAATAGAATTCCTCTCCGCGCAGTTCCTCGGTATCGAATACAAAGAAGCGACGTTAATAGGGGATGTAAATACGCCAGAGGTCTTTGTAATCAATATCGAAGGAGTTGACTGCTTCACCTTTCTTGATTACATAGAGGCAATGAGGACCTCAAAAACATTCGCCGGATTCAAAGACACTCTTGGAAAAATAAGATACAGATCAGGAAAGATCTCCTATGAGGACAGGAACCACTTCTTCTCCGACTGGAGAGAATTCAATCCTGATCTGGTTGAGGACGTCACTGAAAAAACAGGCGCGGGAAAAAGCAGGCATATCACCAAAGCGCTGAACCAACAAAATGACGGCACATATTATCTTCCGGGGATACCGATTAGAGAAAGAGAAATTGTTTATATTCCTTCGGAATCAGTGGATGATTTTATTGTCGGAAATCTTGAGACAGGCGACTATATCGGAATATATTCAGAGAAACAGGGGCTGGATGTTTCACATGTGGGAATTATTATTAAGAGGGAAGCCGCTGCTTTTTTCCGGCATGCCTCTTCATCAACCAGGAACAGGAAAGTCGTTGATGAGGATTTCAGGAAATATATTTCAGGTAAACCGGGAATAGTTGTATTGAGGGCAAAGGGATGA
- a CDS encoding AmpG family muropeptide MFS transporter, with the protein MRHSIFKTIFSRRMLVCFIMGFSCGLPLLLTITVLQAWMKEEGVDLTVIGIMSLVGLPYTVKFLWAPVMDRFTLPFLGRRRGWLLIAQIALICSIICLGLTSPGKNPWMVAIAAMLVTFFSASQDIVVDAYRREDLTDAELGLGSSLYVNGYRVGMLLASGGGLIMADHMSFQMVYLIMAACMLPGVAATMLTPEPVNSAGTPKSLKDAVLHPLIEYFSREGALWILVFILLYKVGDTMASAMTIPFYLDIGFSKTEIGAIVKIFGFWATIIGSLTGGIMMLRFGINRSLWIFGFLQAISTAGFAVLGLIGHSIPALSCVIAFENLSGGMGTAAYAAFMASITNKKFTATQYALLSSLMGIPRVIASAPTGYLAKNMGWVSFFVFCTLIAIPGMLLLIKIAPPSKK; encoded by the coding sequence ATGCGTCATTCAATATTTAAAACCATCTTCAGCCGCCGGATGCTCGTCTGCTTCATCATGGGGTTTTCCTGCGGCCTGCCCCTTCTTCTGACAATAACAGTCTTACAGGCATGGATGAAGGAAGAAGGAGTTGACCTTACCGTGATTGGAATAATGTCTCTCGTTGGCCTGCCATATACGGTGAAGTTCCTCTGGGCGCCTGTGATGGACAGGTTCACCCTGCCCTTTTTAGGACGCAGAAGGGGCTGGCTCCTGATCGCGCAGATTGCGTTGATCTGTTCGATCATATGTCTTGGCCTTACCAGTCCCGGAAAGAATCCGTGGATGGTTGCCATTGCGGCGATGCTTGTGACATTCTTCAGCGCATCTCAGGACATCGTTGTTGACGCCTACAGGCGGGAAGACCTTACGGATGCTGAATTGGGTTTGGGTTCTTCCCTGTATGTCAACGGTTATCGCGTCGGGATGCTGCTTGCCTCAGGGGGCGGGCTTATCATGGCGGACCACATGTCTTTTCAGATGGTCTATCTGATCATGGCCGCCTGTATGCTGCCCGGAGTTGCGGCAACTATGCTCACGCCTGAACCGGTGAATTCCGCCGGGACGCCAAAGAGCCTGAAAGACGCTGTGCTGCATCCGCTCATCGAATACTTTTCCAGGGAAGGCGCTCTCTGGATTCTCGTATTTATCCTCCTCTATAAAGTAGGCGATACCATGGCAAGCGCGATGACTATACCGTTCTATCTCGACATAGGATTTTCAAAAACAGAGATCGGCGCAATCGTCAAGATATTCGGTTTCTGGGCCACTATCATCGGCAGTCTGACAGGCGGCATAATGATGCTGCGTTTCGGCATCAACCGATCTCTCTGGATATTCGGTTTTCTTCAGGCAATATCAACAGCCGGATTTGCCGTCCTCGGTCTTATCGGGCACAGCATCCCTGCCCTGTCCTGCGTAATTGCCTTTGAAAACTTAAGCGGCGGCATGGGGACTGCCGCATATGCCGCATTTATGGCAAGCATTACGAACAAGAAATTTACCGCAACTCAATATGCACTTCTGAGCAGCCTCATGGGAATTCCAAGGGTGATCGCGTCCGCGCCTACAGGCTATCTTGCGAAAAATATGGGCTGGGTCAGTTTTTTTGTCTTTTGCACTTTGATCGCAATTCCCGGGATGCTGCTTCTGATAAAAATTGCCCCGCCTTCAAAAAAATAA
- a CDS encoding TIR domain-containing protein translates to MNKTRKDFFVIYNEHDKQWAEWIAWQLEDADYSVEIQLWDWGPGNNFILNMQRAAEICERTVMVLSPHFLKAIYTQPEWAQAFAKDPTGEKRLLIPVRVAQCELKGFFKSIVYIDFLQSPPSDVQERREHLIEMLLTGVDQKRKKPKIEPPLPESGLVTITLDDAVADADKTDDESQGGRMHQQTEAKKEIQLSDNFHGQKRREIIHHLVTEWLSSGPAVAILEGFPGCGKTQLALAVAVKSRRSLDPIEPQSESTNPSLDLLTDLAFALDSEGIPDLMHELDMGGNGDLFNALFKVLRREQILIILDEFQRLFAYTDTFPPKSWQVLVEKLNNSNRTAGRLMLISNRSIKSARWCESCIFKELKGLTDPEAEFFLLELLKSKGLTSKIPTKRLKEIGHRLGGNPRALKTLVASLMSESLEDLISLAPDLFRPGDVALDPALVEEFEHELIERTLPYMEVALLKFMRSLAVHRRTFKKEALSEFTYGTETTQALRKQLIDRFLLENTTIGDSLHPLAREISVSRLRTEKDEWKQAHSLAANYHFRHFKALQMKGTQKLTTSYAELRHHLFESGRITELNLASEKLTKFALSQITKPAQSQVPDNVETLEERIALISTLPDDQRPKGLEYHLALCLKHRNIGDDFQKALYHVRKATGRHAYYAVWLLRLDLEYALNGIDAMLKTQAEALRHLGAGSNSFSIYLRSAQILEKDNKLNDAIKVLEKGIDTPGVTCLAPLISQCAEYMEQAEKYPDAIRILKKGIDTPGMPELVTLYKRCANLMAKTNRIDDAISLLKKGIDIPGMTKLYSLYLLMAEFMEKDGKSDEAIHLLKEGLSNPKVRDPIKLYRLCAELLVKNHRVEEANTLIESGIVSKVIKDPVPLYLFFAELMEKSGNAEDGVKLLKSAIANRHMMSEPALYLACATILFHSINLDDAIGVLKRGLLVSQMKDQWQLYQMCSDLMGRQGQLGDAIELLEKGIADKNVNNQGALYHSCSELMVKADRLEDAINILKKGINAPAIANKSILFQECAKLLAKAKRPDEGIELLERAIGLPGMSGMVILYQTCAKLMSSAGRKQEAIHLLKKAIDGPKLGNIVSLYQLCAELMIDTGQRKEAIILLKKGITDYPKDKSLKPLYEKAIKS, encoded by the coding sequence ATGAACAAGACAAGAAAAGACTTTTTTGTCATATACAACGAGCACGATAAACAGTGGGCCGAGTGGATCGCCTGGCAGCTGGAAGATGCAGATTATAGCGTCGAGATTCAATTATGGGACTGGGGGCCGGGAAATAATTTCATACTAAATATGCAACGTGCTGCTGAGATATGTGAGCGCACAGTGATGGTATTATCTCCCCATTTTCTTAAAGCCATTTACACCCAGCCAGAATGGGCACAAGCCTTTGCCAAAGACCCTACCGGAGAAAAGCGTTTACTGATTCCCGTGCGTGTTGCCCAATGTGAGTTGAAAGGTTTTTTTAAGTCCATAGTATATATTGATTTCCTACAATCACCGCCTTCAGATGTACAGGAAAGACGAGAACACTTGATCGAAATGCTCCTTACTGGTGTGGATCAAAAACGCAAGAAACCAAAGATAGAGCCGCCGTTGCCCGAATCGGGATTAGTGACGATTACATTAGATGATGCCGTGGCAGATGCAGACAAAACAGATGACGAATCACAGGGCGGAAGAATGCATCAACAGACGGAAGCTAAGAAAGAGATTCAACTGTCGGACAACTTTCACGGCCAGAAGCGACGTGAAATCATACATCATTTGGTGACTGAATGGCTGTCAAGTGGTCCTGCAGTTGCTATATTGGAAGGATTCCCTGGATGTGGAAAAACTCAATTGGCCCTTGCTGTAGCAGTAAAGTCACGACGGAGTTTAGATCCAATTGAGCCCCAGTCAGAGTCAACAAACCCTTCATTAGACCTTTTAACTGATCTGGCGTTTGCACTGGATAGCGAAGGTATTCCTGATTTGATGCATGAGCTTGATATGGGGGGTAATGGCGACCTATTCAACGCTTTGTTTAAAGTTCTCCGCCGTGAACAGATATTGATCATCCTTGATGAGTTTCAGCGTCTTTTTGCTTATACGGATACATTTCCTCCAAAGAGTTGGCAGGTTCTGGTAGAAAAACTCAATAATTCAAATCGCACTGCGGGCAGACTGATGCTCATTAGTAATCGATCTATCAAGAGTGCTCGGTGGTGTGAGAGCTGTATATTTAAAGAGCTTAAAGGACTTACTGATCCAGAGGCCGAGTTTTTTCTTTTAGAACTTCTTAAATCAAAAGGTCTAACGTCAAAGATTCCAACCAAAAGACTTAAAGAGATAGGTCATCGTTTAGGCGGTAATCCAAGGGCATTGAAAACACTCGTTGCGAGCCTCATGAGTGAATCACTTGAAGATTTGATTTCGTTAGCTCCTGATCTCTTTAGGCCGGGTGATGTAGCACTTGATCCTGCCCTTGTGGAGGAATTTGAGCATGAGCTAATTGAACGCACGCTTCCTTATATGGAAGTAGCCTTGCTGAAATTTATGCGTTCGCTGGCAGTCCACCGCCGAACATTTAAAAAAGAGGCTCTTTCAGAATTTACATATGGGACGGAAACCACACAAGCACTTCGCAAACAACTAATTGACCGATTTCTATTGGAGAATACAACGATCGGAGACTCCCTGCATCCACTGGCGCGAGAAATCAGTGTTTCGCGGCTACGCACTGAGAAAGATGAATGGAAACAAGCTCACAGTCTTGCGGCGAACTATCACTTCAGACATTTTAAGGCTCTTCAGATGAAAGGAACTCAAAAGCTAACTACTTCTTACGCGGAACTGCGTCATCATCTTTTTGAGTCTGGTCGTATTACTGAACTCAATCTGGCCAGCGAAAAACTCACAAAGTTTGCCCTGTCACAAATCACGAAGCCTGCTCAGTCCCAAGTTCCTGACAACGTTGAAACATTAGAAGAACGTATAGCCTTAATATCGACACTGCCTGATGATCAAAGACCAAAAGGATTGGAGTATCACCTGGCTTTATGCTTGAAGCATCGAAACATTGGCGATGATTTCCAAAAAGCTCTATACCATGTGCGTAAGGCAACCGGGCGTCACGCGTACTACGCAGTTTGGCTACTTCGTCTTGATCTTGAATATGCTCTTAATGGGATAGATGCGATGCTTAAAACTCAGGCTGAAGCGCTAAGACACTTGGGTGCCGGGAGCAACTCGTTCTCGATCTATCTCCGTAGCGCCCAAATACTCGAAAAAGACAATAAGCTAAACGATGCAATCAAGGTGCTTGAGAAAGGTATTGATACCCCTGGTGTTACTTGCCTTGCACCGCTTATTAGTCAATGTGCTGAATATATGGAACAAGCAGAAAAATATCCTGACGCAATAAGAATTTTAAAGAAAGGTATCGATACGCCTGGGATGCCGGAGCTTGTGACGTTATATAAACGCTGTGCAAACTTAATGGCAAAGACAAACCGCATAGACGATGCAATTTCGTTACTTAAAAAGGGGATCGATATCCCAGGAATGACTAAGCTTTATTCCTTATATCTTTTAATGGCGGAGTTCATGGAGAAAGATGGGAAAAGTGATGAAGCTATTCACTTGCTCAAAGAAGGTCTATCTAATCCAAAAGTAAGAGATCCCATAAAACTTTACCGTTTATGTGCCGAGCTATTAGTGAAGAATCACCGCGTCGAAGAAGCAAATACACTGATAGAGAGTGGAATAGTATCAAAAGTTATTAAAGACCCGGTACCACTCTACCTTTTCTTTGCCGAGTTAATGGAAAAGTCCGGTAATGCGGAAGATGGCGTCAAGCTACTCAAAAGCGCCATTGCTAACCGTCATATGATGTCAGAACCAGCTCTCTATCTCGCCTGCGCAACGATTCTATTTCATTCTATAAATCTTGACGATGCTATTGGAGTGTTAAAGCGGGGGTTGTTAGTCTCCCAAATGAAGGACCAATGGCAATTATATCAAATGTGTTCCGATCTGATGGGCAGGCAAGGTCAATTAGGCGATGCTATTGAACTTTTAGAAAAAGGAATCGCAGATAAAAATGTAAATAATCAGGGGGCACTCTATCATTCTTGCTCAGAACTAATGGTGAAAGCTGACCGTCTTGAAGATGCTATCAATATTTTGAAAAAAGGTATCAACGCACCAGCGATAGCAAACAAATCCATACTCTTTCAAGAATGTGCTAAACTGCTGGCGAAAGCCAAACGACCTGATGAAGGCATTGAGTTACTTGAAAGGGCTATTGGATTGCCTGGAATGTCCGGCATGGTCATTCTATATCAAACATGTGCGAAACTAATGTCGAGTGCAGGGCGCAAGCAGGAGGCGATTCACCTTCTTAAAAAGGCAATTGATGGCCCTAAATTAGGAAACATTGTTTCATTGTATCAATTGTGTGCTGAACTAATGATAGATACTGGCCAACGTAAAGAAGCTATAATTCTCTTGAAGAAAGGTATCACTGATTATCCAAAAGATAAAAGTCTGAAGCCCTTATATGAGAAGGCTATTAAATCATGA
- a CDS encoding diguanylate cyclase: protein MKSADNYTHTDGTIERLQKRIQELEMSLQLYQEESIRRRDILETSREYLQTVIDNIGDPMIVIDTGFHVVLANKKLREKAGGIDPVKEDLHCYDVTRLCKMPCPRQKNTCQLKKMLKKKSQVNMTRVHTDGNGGKRYVDIVAAPILDNSGNIVYIIESCRDITERMEMEEALRGSETRYRSLFEHSCDAIYIVEAEGEEAGRILSANQAACEMHGYSGKELRRLSITDLNDTQESASKALRRIKRILDGENLRVEATHKKKDGTVFPVEASASLMKAGDKKYVLIIYRDISQRRQAEEERERLLKELEQKSQIDGLTGLLNRQYLDKRIKEEMKRAKRYGNPLTMIMFDIDNFKKINDSYGHIAGDKIVQTTADVIREALRDTDVAGRFGGDEFIILLTETDMDTGAKVAERIRRKIEKADIPNKKNQVINFTISLGICRYDDKVKTVEDFIAKADKALYTAKSLGNNRVCKIEE from the coding sequence ATGAAAAGCGCGGACAACTACACACATACTGACGGCACAATCGAACGTCTGCAAAAACGCATTCAGGAACTGGAAATGTCCCTTCAGCTTTACCAGGAAGAAAGCATCCGCAGGAGAGACATCCTTGAGACTTCGCGTGAATATCTCCAGACCGTGATCGACAATATCGGAGACCCCATGATTGTTATAGATACCGGGTTCCATGTTGTGCTCGCGAACAAAAAATTGAGAGAGAAGGCCGGCGGGATTGACCCGGTAAAAGAGGACCTTCACTGTTACGATGTTACGCGCCTCTGCAAGATGCCGTGCCCCAGGCAAAAGAACACCTGCCAATTGAAGAAGATGTTAAAGAAGAAATCCCAGGTCAACATGACACGCGTGCATACCGACGGCAACGGCGGCAAAAGATATGTTGATATTGTGGCGGCGCCCATACTGGACAACTCAGGCAATATAGTTTATATAATCGAATCGTGCAGGGACATTACCGAACGCATGGAGATGGAAGAGGCATTGCGCGGGAGCGAGACGCGCTACCGCTCCCTGTTTGAACACTCCTGCGATGCCATCTATATTGTCGAGGCGGAGGGCGAAGAGGCGGGCAGGATACTTTCCGCCAACCAGGCCGCGTGCGAGATGCACGGTTATTCCGGGAAAGAATTGCGCCGGCTGTCGATCACTGACCTCAATGATACGCAGGAATCAGCTTCAAAGGCACTGAGACGCATAAAGCGGATACTCGATGGAGAGAATTTAAGGGTCGAGGCCACGCACAAAAAGAAGGACGGCACGGTCTTCCCCGTAGAGGCAAGCGCCTCGCTCATGAAAGCAGGGGACAAAAAATATGTCCTGATAATCTACCGCGACATCTCGCAGAGAAGACAGGCTGAGGAAGAGCGCGAAAGACTGCTGAAAGAGCTTGAACAAAAGTCGCAGATCGACGGGCTTACCGGATTATTAAACAGACAGTATCTGGACAAAAGGATCAAAGAAGAAATGAAGAGGGCCAAAAGATACGGGAACCCCCTTACCATGATAATGTTCGACATTGATAACTTCAAAAAGATCAACGACTCATATGGTCATATCGCTGGCGACAAGATCGTTCAAACTACCGCGGATGTCATAAGGGAAGCCCTCAGAGACACCGATGTCGCCGGAAGATTCGGCGGCGACGAGTTCATCATCCTGCTGACCGAGACGGACATGGACACCGGCGCAAAGGTGGCGGAGCGGATCCGCAGAAAGATCGAAAAGGCCGATATCCCCAACAAAAAAAACCAGGTCATAAATTTCACCATCAGCCTCGGCATCTGCCGCTACGATGATAAAGTCAAAACCGTTGAGGATTTTATCGCAAAGGCGGACAAGGCCCTGTACACCGCCAAAAGCCTCGGCAACAACCGGGTGTGTAAAATCGAGGAATAG
- a CDS encoding YifB family Mg chelatase-like AAA ATPase, with the protein MLSKILSATLIGIDAHIIEVEVDITSKGLPHFSTVGLPDAAVKESKERVRGALKNTGFNFPLKQITVNLAPADLKKEGSAFDLPIAIGILVSEGIIGPDAVNGYLISGELSLDGRIKPVKGALSMAIKAREDQFRGLVLPEENANEASVVNGIPVYGFKGLPELIEFFTGIKDKQPAYIDISSVIKENSVYHDDFSDVKGQEHVKRALEVAAAGSHNLLMIGPPGSGKTMLAKRIPTILPDMTFEEALQTTRIHSVVGILKPGQPLLATRPFRSPHHTLSDVAMVGGGQFPKPGEVSLAHNGLLFLDELPEFKRNVLEVLRQPLEDATVTISRALSSITYPASIMLVCAMNPCPCGYMGDSRHQCTCSPSQIHRYRQRVSGPLLDRIDIHVEVPAVPYKDLSNEYCGETSQSIRRKIQDAKHLQVERFRKDSIYSNSKMRSKHMKKYCNLNRDAQNIIEAAMHKLGLSARAYTRILKVSRTIADLAESEQIQAEHISEAIQYRTLDRGIA; encoded by the coding sequence ATGCTTTCAAAAATTCTAAGCGCTACATTAATCGGCATTGACGCACATATCATAGAGGTTGAAGTGGATATCACTTCAAAAGGGCTTCCCCATTTCTCAACAGTAGGGCTGCCTGACGCCGCTGTTAAAGAAAGCAAAGAGAGGGTAAGGGGCGCGCTCAAGAATACCGGCTTTAATTTTCCCCTGAAACAGATAACGGTCAATCTCGCGCCTGCTGATCTGAAAAAGGAAGGCTCCGCGTTTGACCTGCCTATTGCCATAGGGATACTCGTGTCCGAGGGCATTATCGGGCCGGACGCTGTCAACGGCTATCTTATCTCAGGAGAACTGTCTCTTGACGGGAGGATAAAGCCGGTCAAAGGCGCGCTGTCAATGGCGATCAAGGCGAGGGAAGACCAATTCAGGGGCCTGGTCCTGCCCGAAGAAAATGCGAATGAGGCCTCTGTTGTAAACGGGATCCCTGTCTACGGCTTCAAGGGCCTGCCTGAGCTTATAGAATTTTTCACAGGGATAAAAGATAAACAGCCGGCGTATATTGATATATCTTCCGTCATAAAAGAAAACTCGGTGTACCACGATGACTTCTCCGACGTGAAAGGCCAGGAGCATGTCAAGCGCGCGCTTGAAGTGGCAGCCGCTGGCTCGCATAACCTGCTGATGATCGGTCCGCCCGGCTCCGGCAAGACGATGCTTGCCAAAAGGATACCGACAATACTGCCAGACATGACCTTTGAAGAGGCCCTGCAGACCACAAGGATCCACAGCGTAGTCGGCATCCTCAAGCCCGGGCAGCCGCTTCTTGCCACGCGGCCGTTCCGTTCTCCACACCATACTCTCTCTGACGTGGCAATGGTCGGCGGCGGCCAGTTCCCAAAGCCCGGTGAAGTGAGCCTTGCCCACAACGGCCTCCTGTTTCTTGACGAGCTGCCGGAGTTTAAAAGAAACGTCCTTGAGGTCCTGCGTCAGCCGCTTGAAGACGCCACGGTGACAATCTCAAGGGCGCTCAGTTCAATCACCTACCCCGCATCGATAATGCTTGTGTGCGCGATGAACCCGTGCCCCTGCGGATACATGGGCGATTCACGGCACCAATGCACGTGCTCTCCTTCGCAGATACACCGTTACAGGCAGCGTGTATCAGGGCCGCTTCTGGACAGGATAGACATTCATGTGGAAGTCCCTGCCGTGCCGTACAAGGACCTTTCAAATGAATATTGCGGCGAGACCTCGCAGTCCATCCGGCGCAAGATACAGGATGCCAAACATCTGCAGGTTGAAAGATTCAGGAAGGACAGTATATATTCAAACTCCAAAATGCGCTCAAAACATATGAAGAAATACTGCAATCTCAACCGGGACGCGCAAAATATAATCGAGGCAGCCATGCACAAGCTCGGCCTGTCCGCCAGGGCGTATACAAGGATACTCAAGGTCAGCAGGACCATTGCCGACCTTGCTGAATCAGAGCAGATACAGGCGGAGCATATCTCTGAGGCCATCCAGTACAGGACGCTTGACAGGGGAATAGCTTAA
- the xseA gene encoding exodeoxyribonuclease VII large subunit: MTDVLSLYELNRLIRSVLEASFPDTFLVTAEIASCDVKNHCYLTLVDKDKETIRAEMKAVIWADKYKKLASVFREATGADLAKGIKILFEASISFHERYGLKLNIVNIDPSYTIGELAVRRKEILERLVKEGIKDRNKELEFPLVPQKIGIISSATAAGYEDLMTHLINNSYGYKFTCKLYEALMQGDRSEQSVVSAFDKCMTDASDLDVVVIVRGGGGQADLQCFDSYEIAKAIAFLPVPVISGIGHERDITVVDEVSNMRAKTPTAVADLIITRVKDFEDRLDLLKYNLVHGTQRLTSDERERISALAKNLEAAVRKEQLDNAYRLSVFIKGLKYSLKLIQSEKERLRSRENNVNHLNPANVLKRGYSITYNNGKAVKSASDAEAGDTLRTVLHKGELMSKVEKKKTSKTN; this comes from the coding sequence ATGACCGACGTCTTGTCCCTATACGAACTCAACCGGCTTATCAGGTCTGTCCTTGAGGCTTCATTCCCTGACACGTTCCTTGTGACCGCGGAGATAGCCTCCTGCGATGTGAAAAACCACTGCTATCTCACCCTCGTTGATAAGGACAAGGAAACCATCAGGGCTGAGATGAAGGCGGTGATATGGGCTGATAAATATAAAAAACTTGCCTCAGTATTCAGGGAAGCCACAGGGGCTGACCTTGCAAAAGGGATCAAAATACTTTTTGAGGCGTCCATAAGTTTTCATGAAAGATACGGCCTCAAGCTCAATATCGTTAACATTGACCCCTCTTACACTATCGGGGAGCTTGCTGTCAGAAGAAAAGAGATCCTGGAGCGGCTCGTCAAAGAAGGGATCAAGGACAGGAACAAAGAGCTCGAATTCCCTCTCGTGCCGCAGAAGATCGGGATCATCTCATCCGCGACCGCGGCGGGTTATGAAGACCTGATGACCCACTTGATAAACAACTCTTACGGATATAAATTCACCTGCAAATTATACGAGGCCCTGATGCAGGGAGACAGGTCGGAGCAGTCAGTTGTAAGCGCCTTCGATAAATGCATGACTGACGCGTCTGATCTTGATGTCGTTGTGATCGTCAGGGGCGGCGGCGGACAGGCAGACCTCCAGTGCTTTGACAGCTATGAGATCGCAAAGGCAATCGCCTTCCTGCCTGTCCCGGTAATTTCAGGCATAGGACATGAACGGGACATCACTGTAGTTGATGAGGTGTCAAACATGCGCGCCAAGACACCGACCGCGGTTGCGGACCTGATAATTACACGGGTGAAAGATTTTGAAGACAGGCTCGATTTATTAAAGTATAATTTAGTACATGGGACTCAACGGCTCACTTCCGATGAGCGGGAGCGGATTTCCGCCCTTGCAAAGAACCTCGAGGCCGCCGTCAGAAAAGAGCAGCTTGATAACGCGTACAGGCTGAGTGTTTTCATAAAAGGACTTAAATATTCCCTTAAACTGATACAATCTGAAAAAGAGAGGCTCCGCTCCAGGGAGAACAATGTCAATCATCTCAACCCGGCGAACGTGCTCAAGAGAGGCTACAGCATCACGTACAACAACGGCAAGGCCGTCAAATCCGCCTCCGATGCAGAGGCTGGAGACACGCTGCGGACCGTTCTGCACAAGGGAGAATTGATGAGTAAAGTGGAAAAGAAAAAAACATCAAAAACAAACTAA
- the xseB gene encoding exodeoxyribonuclease VII small subunit produces MNDTPGYKEAMEEIELIVGEIENESVDIDALAEKVTRAAYLIKYCKTKLRATDNEVKKVLKEFEKGNDEA; encoded by the coding sequence ATGAATGATACACCGGGTTACAAAGAAGCTATGGAGGAGATCGAATTAATTGTAGGGGAAATTGAAAACGAGTCCGTAGACATTGACGCGCTGGCTGAAAAGGTCACAAGGGCGGCCTATCTTATCAAGTACTGCAAGACAAAACTCAGGGCCACGGACAATGAGGTAAAAAAGGTCTTAAAAGAATTTGAAAAAGGAAATGATGAGGCCTAA